A region of Pelagicoccus sp. SDUM812003 DNA encodes the following proteins:
- a CDS encoding enhanced serine sensitivity protein SseB C-terminal domain-containing protein, translating into MNERKITAGTQILFGSPAKPIGKVMVDEIRQVINQTEGIHEAYLPQCYILGDEEASQVLVLGLKKSYDVKEVLEESGPKIQMLFGEGRFLDILPFRYGSVPPEAKQVICVEPKEEKEKKWWEIWK; encoded by the coding sequence ATGAATGAACGAAAGATAACCGCAGGAACCCAGATTTTGTTTGGTTCCCCAGCAAAGCCGATTGGCAAAGTTATGGTTGACGAGATTCGACAAGTCATCAACCAAACCGAGGGAATCCATGAGGCGTATTTACCACAGTGTTACATTCTTGGCGACGAAGAAGCGTCACAGGTGTTGGTACTCGGATTGAAGAAAAGTTACGATGTCAAAGAAGTATTAGAAGAGTCGGGGCCTAAGATTCAGATGCTTTTCGGAGAAGGACGTTTTCTAGACATTCTACCTTTCAGATACGGTTCAGTTCCACCCGAAGCCAAACAGGTTATTTGCGTCGAACCTAAAGAGGAAAAAGAGAAGAAATGGTGGGAAATATGGAAATAA
- a CDS encoding LysE family translocator, with protein MTTSVMLAFLATSAILAVTPGPDNLFVMSQAAMHGRKSGIVVTLGLCTGLIVHSIAVALGIAVIFQTSATAFTALKIFGGVYLLYLAWKAFKSSEHRMKDEMKPSATTKTLYIRGIVMNITNPKVSIFFLAFLPQFTDPSRGSVSLQVLALGALFIVATFIIFGTISTLSGLLHEIFKKSERAQKFINRIAGFVFVGLAAKLVTAKQ; from the coding sequence ATGACAACAAGCGTAATGCTAGCCTTCCTGGCTACTTCAGCAATTCTCGCAGTAACTCCCGGTCCCGACAATCTGTTTGTCATGTCTCAAGCTGCCATGCATGGAAGAAAATCTGGAATAGTCGTTACTCTAGGACTATGTACTGGACTAATCGTACATAGCATAGCCGTGGCGCTCGGGATCGCCGTGATATTTCAGACATCTGCTACTGCGTTCACAGCCCTAAAAATTTTCGGAGGTGTTTACCTGCTCTATCTCGCCTGGAAAGCGTTCAAATCCTCAGAACACCGCATGAAGGATGAAATGAAGCCTTCAGCAACAACAAAGACACTATATATTCGTGGCATAGTCATGAATATCACAAACCCAAAGGTTTCGATATTTTTTCTAGCGTTTCTACCACAGTTCACAGACCCGAGCAGAGGAAGCGTTTCACTCCAGGTGTTAGCTTTAGGAGCACTATTCATAGTGGCTACATTCATTATCTTTGGAACCATTTCTACCCTATCGGGGCTACTCCATGAAATATTTAAAAAATCAGAGCGCGCTCAAAAGTTTATAAATCGTATTGCTGGATTTGTATTCGTTGGACTCGCAGCAAAACTTGTCACAGCAAAACAATAA
- a CDS encoding DMT family transporter, whose translation MNTVFVALAALCWGLSGGIAAMLMSRGWDAFVVALLRASIGLLFFVVWLTLRPSENGMKDLRLWGWSAMAGVGVAGNFAFYFLSISEGSVAVASTLMYCAPVFVFLVSFALKLERPTPIKWASIGIVIFGIVLLTRVYSISPEELSLLGAGAGLLSGLSYAVFILSFKFASSHGSAQAILTIAFSVVVVTLFGPAEGNRLLVAFSSANWILFVALGTLGAGVSFILYVVGLKRTAPSVASIVATIEPISASVFGVLILNENLTRPQIVGMILILAAVTSLSGRSGSRSN comes from the coding sequence ATGAATACGGTTTTTGTAGCGCTAGCGGCTCTTTGCTGGGGTCTGTCAGGCGGCATTGCAGCAATGCTAATGTCCCGCGGTTGGGATGCGTTCGTAGTCGCTCTACTTCGCGCTTCGATCGGACTTCTTTTCTTCGTCGTATGGCTGACGCTACGGCCATCCGAAAACGGCATGAAAGACCTCCGCCTCTGGGGTTGGTCGGCAATGGCCGGCGTAGGGGTTGCAGGCAACTTCGCATTCTATTTCCTTAGCATATCGGAAGGGAGCGTCGCAGTAGCGTCTACCCTCATGTACTGCGCCCCAGTCTTCGTTTTCCTCGTTTCTTTCGCCCTTAAGCTGGAGCGTCCAACACCGATCAAATGGGCTTCTATAGGCATTGTAATCTTTGGGATCGTATTGCTCACGCGCGTCTACAGTATCTCGCCAGAGGAGTTGTCACTTCTAGGCGCGGGCGCCGGACTGCTTTCAGGGCTTTCTTACGCTGTCTTCATTCTTAGTTTCAAGTTCGCTTCATCGCACGGCAGCGCCCAAGCGATTCTCACAATCGCATTCTCGGTAGTGGTCGTAACCCTCTTTGGGCCAGCGGAGGGAAATCGACTCCTCGTCGCATTCAGTTCTGCAAATTGGATTCTATTCGTAGCTCTGGGGACGCTTGGGGCGGGCGTATCGTTTATTCTCTATGTCGTCGGGCTCAAGCGAACCGCGCCATCCGTAGCCTCGATAGTCGCCACGATAGAGCCAATTTCCGCGTCAGTATTTGGGGTGCTGATTCTGAATGAAAACCTGACCAGACCGCAGATCGTCGGCATGATCCTCATTCTAGCAGCGGTTACCAGCTTGAGCGGGCGTTCGGGTTCACGATCCAACTAG
- a CDS encoding SGNH/GDSL hydrolase family protein: MTLRPLYALSLAVALLVMGQSCAHLEMANAQQPIRLSATDPKIEYSGRWEVDDEGRVLVGYSGARARLRFEGTSLTVLIDDDSGENYAQAWVDGERQPKFRLDSEDGRYLIAEGLAPGEHTVEIMRITECFLGLTRFGGFLLPAGGEALEWGSQNDRKIEFIGDSITCGYGVEVDDPSEPFKASTENFSLGYSGLTARALDADFLVVSRSGIGMVRNYDGPREGSENTMPDVYPNTFYLNDRYQWDFERFVPDVVCINLGTNDFSTTGVDAERFVSSYVDFAAKVLERYDDAQLVVLQGPMNNHPELRAALESVLAKITPIAPDRISFLELSAQGSVGFGASYHPNRAQSRINAAELTAFLSDLMGWE, from the coding sequence ATGACTTTAAGACCACTCTACGCGCTTTCGCTAGCGGTTGCCCTCCTTGTGATGGGGCAGTCTTGCGCCCATCTCGAAATGGCGAATGCGCAACAGCCGATACGGCTTTCCGCTACGGATCCCAAAATCGAATACAGCGGTAGATGGGAAGTTGACGATGAGGGCAGAGTGCTCGTGGGATACAGTGGAGCGAGAGCGCGTCTGCGCTTTGAGGGTACCTCCCTAACGGTCCTGATCGACGATGACTCTGGTGAGAATTACGCTCAAGCCTGGGTCGACGGCGAGCGTCAGCCTAAGTTTCGACTCGATAGCGAGGATGGACGCTACCTTATCGCCGAAGGGCTTGCCCCCGGCGAACACACCGTGGAGATTATGCGCATCACCGAGTGCTTCCTCGGGTTGACCCGTTTCGGTGGTTTCCTACTGCCAGCGGGCGGGGAGGCTCTGGAATGGGGCTCCCAGAACGACCGGAAGATCGAGTTTATCGGCGACTCGATCACCTGCGGATACGGAGTGGAAGTGGATGACCCGAGCGAGCCATTCAAGGCGTCCACGGAAAACTTCTCGCTGGGGTACAGCGGTTTGACAGCGCGGGCGCTTGATGCGGATTTCCTCGTGGTATCGCGCTCCGGAATCGGCATGGTGAGAAACTACGATGGCCCGAGAGAAGGTAGCGAGAATACGATGCCTGACGTGTATCCAAATACCTTTTACCTAAATGATCGCTACCAATGGGATTTCGAAAGATTCGTACCAGATGTCGTTTGCATAAATCTGGGAACCAACGATTTTAGCACCACAGGGGTCGATGCTGAGCGTTTTGTTTCGTCCTATGTGGATTTCGCGGCGAAGGTTCTTGAACGCTACGACGATGCTCAACTTGTCGTGCTTCAGGGACCGATGAACAACCACCCTGAGCTGAGAGCAGCTTTGGAAAGCGTGCTCGCCAAGATAACACCGATCGCCCCGGATCGAATCAGCTTCCTCGAGCTTTCCGCTCAGGGTTCCGTCGGATTTGGAGCCTCATATCATCCGAATCGCGCCCAGTCACGCATCAATGCTGCGGAGCTGACCGCATTTCTCTCCGATCTTATGGGCTGGGAATAG
- the galB gene encoding beta-galactosidase GalB: MKRFSTALFFLVSCFLPIVSISWLEASSPVDSPRERISINADWRFMKYDSVEESDRLIYDVRPEVTETEDGKQADAEPTEAIGVEAKQPVLKEWILPSANPFISDPKQRHARPTGKSPGSEFPFVQDGFDDSSWEKVTLPHDWAIKGPFMEGDEAPVGGGMGRLPSPGVAWYRKDLEIPASDESKRIFLDIDGAMSYAMVWLNGELVGGWPYGYASFRLDLTPYVNFGGANQLAIRIDNPPHSSRWYPGGGIYRNVWLTKTAPLHVAHWGTYVTTPEVSHAKARVELEVVLENDSQRSAKAKVETALYALDGMGRAEGDAVAMFPSLEVQIGAGGSQTVQGFVDIENPRLWGPYATQSPNRYLAITTVKDGKKMVDRYETPFGIRSIEFDGRKGFFINGEPVEFKGVNQHHDLGALGAAFNVRAAERQLETLQELGCNAVRMAHNPPARELLELCDRMGILVINEIYDVWERKKTPLDFHLIFPDWSEPDLRAFLRRDRNHPSVIMWSIGNEVGEQYTGEDGAAVAQRLHEITKQEDPTRPTAASFNFAKPHMPITAVMDSITLNYQGEGIRNAPAYAHLKGINTPPLYPDFHDKYPDKLIVSSENAAAVSSRGEYLFPVAEGFSAPVADGAGGDPQTAHVSSYELYTAQFGSSADKVFRSLDRHPYVGGGFVWSGWDYLGEPTPYYSARSSYFGVIDLAGFKKDRFYLYQSYWRPDYPMAHILPHWNWRGREGEVTPVHVFTSGDEAELFLNGRSLGRKIKGEFEYRLRWDDVVYEPGELKVISYKNGEKWASAEVKTTGQPALLKVKADRAIIEGDGEDLSFVSVSVHDEHGNFVRNAKTPLSFSIEGPAEIVATDNGDPTSMVEFQSTEREAFNGLCLAIVRGKPEAKGIATLIVEAEGMTPVSAAIQFK; this comes from the coding sequence ATGAAGCGTTTTTCTACTGCGTTGTTTTTTCTCGTATCGTGCTTTCTGCCGATTGTTTCGATCTCCTGGCTGGAGGCGAGCTCTCCAGTCGACTCGCCGCGAGAACGGATCTCGATCAACGCCGATTGGCGATTCATGAAGTACGATTCCGTGGAGGAATCGGATAGGCTCATTTACGACGTTCGACCCGAGGTGACCGAAACGGAGGACGGAAAGCAGGCTGATGCCGAGCCGACCGAAGCGATAGGGGTGGAGGCGAAGCAGCCGGTGCTAAAGGAGTGGATCCTTCCCTCAGCGAATCCGTTTATCTCGGACCCGAAGCAACGACACGCCCGACCGACCGGAAAGAGCCCGGGGAGCGAATTTCCGTTCGTCCAGGATGGATTTGACGACAGCTCGTGGGAGAAGGTCACGCTGCCGCATGATTGGGCGATCAAAGGACCATTCATGGAGGGAGACGAGGCGCCTGTCGGCGGCGGTATGGGGCGCTTGCCCAGTCCCGGAGTCGCTTGGTACCGCAAGGACTTGGAGATTCCGGCTTCCGACGAAAGCAAAAGGATCTTCCTCGATATCGACGGAGCCATGTCCTACGCCATGGTCTGGCTAAACGGTGAGCTCGTCGGCGGGTGGCCTTATGGTTACGCCTCGTTTCGACTCGACCTTACACCTTATGTCAATTTCGGCGGGGCAAACCAGCTGGCGATTCGCATCGACAATCCTCCACATTCCTCGCGCTGGTACCCTGGAGGCGGCATCTATCGAAATGTCTGGCTCACCAAGACAGCCCCCCTGCACGTGGCTCACTGGGGCACCTATGTGACCACTCCTGAGGTCTCCCACGCCAAGGCCAGGGTAGAGCTGGAGGTCGTATTGGAAAACGATTCCCAGAGGTCCGCCAAAGCCAAGGTAGAGACCGCGCTCTACGCTTTGGACGGCATGGGTCGCGCGGAGGGCGATGCGGTCGCCATGTTTCCCTCCTTGGAAGTGCAAATCGGTGCGGGTGGGTCTCAAACCGTGCAGGGATTCGTAGATATAGAAAACCCGCGTCTCTGGGGACCGTACGCCACGCAAAGCCCCAACCGCTATCTGGCGATCACCACGGTAAAAGATGGGAAGAAGATGGTGGATCGCTATGAGACGCCTTTTGGCATTCGGAGTATCGAATTCGATGGCAGGAAAGGTTTTTTCATCAATGGAGAGCCAGTCGAATTCAAGGGCGTCAACCAGCACCATGATTTGGGGGCGCTCGGGGCGGCGTTCAACGTGCGAGCGGCCGAACGCCAACTCGAAACGCTGCAGGAGCTCGGCTGCAACGCGGTGCGCATGGCGCACAACCCACCAGCCCGCGAGTTGCTGGAGCTGTGCGATCGCATGGGAATCCTCGTGATCAACGAGATCTACGACGTCTGGGAACGCAAGAAAACCCCTCTCGACTTTCATCTGATCTTTCCCGATTGGTCCGAGCCAGATCTGCGGGCATTCCTGCGCCGAGACCGAAATCATCCGTCGGTCATCATGTGGAGCATCGGAAACGAAGTAGGCGAGCAATATACCGGCGAAGACGGCGCCGCTGTGGCGCAGCGACTGCACGAAATCACCAAGCAGGAGGATCCGACTCGTCCGACCGCTGCTTCGTTCAACTTCGCCAAGCCGCATATGCCGATCACGGCAGTGATGGACTCCATAACCTTGAACTACCAGGGGGAGGGCATTCGCAACGCACCCGCTTACGCCCACCTGAAAGGGATCAATACGCCGCCGCTGTATCCTGACTTTCATGACAAGTATCCGGATAAGTTGATTGTCAGCAGCGAAAACGCGGCTGCTGTGAGCTCGCGTGGCGAGTACCTGTTTCCCGTCGCTGAAGGATTCAGCGCTCCAGTCGCCGATGGGGCGGGGGGCGATCCGCAAACCGCTCACGTTAGCTCGTACGAGCTCTATACCGCGCAGTTTGGATCCTCCGCCGACAAGGTTTTCCGGTCGCTCGACAGGCATCCTTACGTCGGCGGCGGCTTCGTATGGAGCGGCTGGGACTACCTCGGCGAGCCGACGCCCTACTATTCGGCTCGAAGCTCCTACTTCGGCGTCATCGATCTGGCTGGCTTCAAGAAGGATCGATTCTATCTCTATCAGTCGTATTGGCGGCCGGACTACCCGATGGCCCACATTCTGCCGCACTGGAACTGGCGTGGTCGCGAAGGAGAGGTCACGCCGGTGCACGTGTTCACTTCGGGAGACGAAGCGGAGCTTTTTCTCAATGGTCGATCCCTAGGCCGAAAGATCAAAGGCGAGTTCGAATACCGACTGCGATGGGATGATGTCGTCTACGAGCCAGGCGAATTGAAAGTGATCAGCTACAAGAACGGCGAAAAATGGGCGAGCGCGGAGGTCAAGACAACCGGTCAGCCCGCGCTTCTTAAGGTGAAAGCGGACAGAGCGATCATCGAAGGAGATGGCGAAGACCTATCGTTCGTTTCGGTAAGCGTCCACGATGAGCATGGAAACTTCGTGCGAAACGCTAAGACTCCGCTGAGTTTCAGCATCGAAGGTCCCGCGGAGATCGTGGCGACCGACAACGGCGACCCGACGAGTATGGTCGAGTTTCAATCGACGGAACGAGAGGCTTTCAATGGCCTATGCCTTGCTATCGTGCGGGGAAAACCAGAGGCGAAAGGAATCGCCACTTTGATTGTGGAAGCGGAGGGAATGACTCCGGTTTCCGCCGCGATACAGTTCAAGTAA